attttggtagacagaaggtgctctttggtaaAAGTGGTCCAATGAATTCTGTAACCACTCCTTCTTCAAATCAGGGTTGATTGGAAAAAGCTGTTCAAAAGAGGACATTGTATTATCATATCTTtgtactccctgacgaaggccatgcagccAAAACGCGTCTGTTTTTAAactttgtttccattgaacatgccatacaaataaaggcattttaattaattatatgaagagtgtcTTGGTCCTCCTTTCTGTTATTCAGTGTGTTTGTATGggttaatagcagtaaggccaaataaaaatgtatctATTTTTGAGGAGGGTCtcaaaattccaaatcaaatagcaaaattatccttggtatgaccttcttaaacgggtttaaacactattattgcacacagagggaatacatgcaacttattatgtaactTGTTGAGctcatttctactcctgaacttatttaggcttgccataacaaaggggttgaatacttattgactcggcatttcagcttttcagttttatatatatatttctttttctaaaaacataattccatttaaatctaaatttaatccatttaaaattcaggcggTAACACatgaacatgtggaaaaagtcaaggggtgtgaatactttctgaaggcactgtatctgtatcAGTCTATTAAGGAGAATAAGCTGTATTGTTCATCTTCTTCTCCACCCAACAGTCTCAATAGCAAATTGCTAAATGAAGAAGATTTATTTAAGGGATTTTCATGAAGATGTTACCTTTCACCATGCATTTGGTCTCGTTAGTCTTTAATAATATAGTTATTGTGTAAAAATTAATTTTAGGAATACTAGCTATCAGGGAGGTGTGACAAATTAACCCATAGCCAAATATTCTACGTAGAACTGAACATAAATAAATGACCATTGGTGCTCTCCGTTGCCCCTCGTAGGTTCATCCGTAAGTATCCTGGCAAGGTCTTCAAAGCATCAGTTGTTATGAATGAAAGTTGTTATGAATGTAGTTATGAATGACATTGCAACATCCATGTCATGAATGGTGTTATGAATTACTTATGTATATTCCCTTGAAGTAAAGGGTTACTAGCGGTATGTAGCCCAGTGGTTAAGGAGTTGGACCTGTAGCTGAAAGgtggctggtttgaatcccggccGGGGGGCTGGAATAAAGGGAGGAATTGATCTGGcaactggagggctgctgggttcacatcctaAAGACATTCCCCTACcgttgggcccttgagcaaggccttTAACCCCACAATATGCTCTCCATACAGGGGCACTACAGTTTGACCCTGCGCTCGTCTCAACggagcagaagacacatttccgtTGTTCGCTGTAAcatggacaataaagttgtattgtaaTGGTTGTTTTGTGTGCGCACTACAACAAAACATTTTCAACCAAAGCATTGCGTGTGTATTGCTACTTACAACTTTGAACGTTAAGGCCACACAAAAAAATAACCCTAAAACACTAATTGCAATCAGACACTTATGAAATATCTTCATGTTATAATTTAGCTCCCTCTCTTCTATGTCCTATGACTAGAAAACACTATCTCGCACCGATACTGTAACTATATCGTTTAAGCTCAAATTCTTAATCAGCTCATTTTGTGGAGCCACAGatgctgtatgtatgtatatgctgTGTAGAGTCAGCTGTCAATCAAAATGCTGCCATGCTGTTCCATCTGGAATTTAAATCCATTATGATGTATTCACTGTAAGCAACCAATGGTGCATCAGGGCTTAAGTGCCACCTACCCCACAACTCTTCTCTCCTGGGGCTTACTGGGCTTGTTATTTACAACCCCCCTCAACATACACACATACcaacatgcgcgcacacacacactcacacacacatgcatacacaggcACGgatgcgcacacacaaacacacacaaacacacaatatgATTTTCAACATAACTGATGCACTTGATTGGAGCACGAAGGCATTGGCcacattttataaatgttttgaatTGCACAAACATTTTGAGTGTATGATGCAATGGCTGTTGTAGTGCTAAAATGATGGAGAGTTCGAGTTAATTTCTCTTGTATATAAATGATGTGTGGGCGGAAGGTAGCCTAGCGttaggccagtaactgaaaggtcgttggttcaaatccctgagccgactaggtgaaaaatctgtatgtgcccttgagcaaggcacttaaccctaattgctcctgtaagtcgctctcgataagagTGTCTTTCTACAATGGAGGAAGACCCCTTGAAATGATGTAGTATGGAAAGGGAAACATTtgtgagtgtgtttgtatgtctgtgtAGACCTCTTCTTCTTTGATTTCCAGGCGTACAAGAGGAGAACCGAGGCGGCCAAGAAAGAGTACCTGAAAGCCCTCGCCACGTACAGAGCCAGTCTGGTTTCCAAGGTAACGCTTATGACACACCAGGCTTGCTTAGAGTGATGATGGATTGGATGGAAAATCCCGGCTAATGGCGGGGGAGGGGCTAAAGAAGAGTGGAGGTGGGGTGTTGCAACAATACTGTATACCATAGGGACAATACCTTATTTCCATCGGTTGGGGGTTGGGACAGTTGTTCTGATAGAGGAAGGTCATACTATTATCACCCTTATGCACAAAAAGCTATGAAGCTATAAAGCTTTGTTAGCAAGGGTGTCCTTTTGATTTTAGTGCTTGCAAAGCATACTGTATGTATGcactgtgtatacagtatgtatgtatgccctgtgtatactgtatgtatgtatgccctgtgtatacagtatgtatgtatgtatgtatgtatgtatgtatgtatgtatgtatgtatgtatgtatgtatgtatgtatgccctgtgtatacagtatgtatgtatgcccTATATGTACACAGTATTTCATTGAGCCAATGTCTTTGTTTGTCTTTACATGAAATGTTAATTCTATCTGGTCTTTCCAGACATAGTCATATGTTTCTCCACAGCTGGGTTATGCCTGTTCATACAAGACACATGAATGGAACTAATGGTTTATTCTTGTTATTGATGCATCCATCATGTCTTCTGTTTCACTGCTTATACGAGAGTGTGCATCCAATTCAATGCTACACATAATTGGGTTTTTGTTGCATTTTCTCCGCGTGACACCTCACTGCTAATTTAGATTTATGGCTTTCTCCTTTTTGCCTATGAGTAATGGCGCCCTATCTCCTATGCAGCAACATGgataggaaggaaggaagaaaggaatGGTGGAATTGCATTGTTTAGTGCCAGGTCGCGTTAACAGGCCACAATGTACCGTCTGGGAGATTCCTTTTGTCATTCCATTTGTTCTCCTGGCAAACAGTCTCatttccctctgtgtgtgtgtgtgtgtgtgtgtgtgtgtacgccctctcctctccattcccatcCATCTGTCAAGGTGTCCACTGATCATTATACGGCGGCACAATTCATACAAATGGGCTCCATTACCCCTGTAATCAACACTGATAGGTGCAGATGAGCAATCTGACAGCTCATCATAGGGCCTGGGTTGGGTGTGGGTTGGGGGGCAAGGCGAGGGCTGCACCTGCTCTGAATGATTCACCCATGATATACATAAGTCGCATGATACATGACCTGGCACTTCTGGGTTGCATTCATTAGGGACGACATAGAAGCAAACAGACCAAAATAGGGGAGGTAgtatctgaacttgtccaataagaaacatttgtttacattttacatcacgcaacatttaaaaatgttttactatgttgtgccctaatgaatacaattCTGAATAGCACTGACTGGGCCTAGGGCCTGTAAACTCATCTCTTTCTGCTGTGGCCATTGTAGTCAAATATCATGGGAAGagttgaatgaatgaatggatgaatgagTATGACAAATGTATTCCATAGATGAGAGATGAGTTTTATGGGGAGAGTCCACACTCCAACAGTATATGAAATCATTACATTTTTACACACTGACTTCTTTTGGAAGCATACAAAATATCCTGACCCTTTGTGCTTTCTCTAACTCTTCCTACTTCCTCTTTGTTTTTTTTCTCCCCTCCAGACCTACAACGACCCTGTCGAACCAAAAAGTGCCCAAAGCAGCCAGCCCTCCCACATGCTGCCCCCCAAGCAGCCCATGTACAGCATGCCTCCGCAGCCCTCCTCCCCCTACGGTCTGGGCCCTGGCTCCTTCCCCCTGTCGGACCTGCAGAGCTTCGCCGGGCCGTCCCGCCATGCCCTGACCCGGACCCTCAGCCAATCCCAGATGCTGCCACCCAGCATGAgtgcctctcccccctcccccttccagATCAGCccgcccctccatccctcccagcTTGCCCTCCACCAGAGCTCTCTGCGCATGCAGCAGGTCCAGTCGCACTCAATGGGGCTCCAGGGGTCTCTGCACTCACCTCCTCTCAGCCAACAGGTTAGTCCTATCTCTGTTCTTTAGTGTTCAGCCCTGCAGTGTTGTGGGGAAACATTTGAAATAGGTGTTAGAGCTCTGATATGTTTGTTTTAAGGATCTCATGACACTGGGTGATTGGACTATTATTCATCAAAGGTTGAAACAGCTTTTTTTTACTAAGGAAAAACCTTAAAGAACATGAAATCCattctgatcctagatctgcatcAGGGTTAGGGGTCAATTTGAAATGAAGCCAGTGTCCACTTACTCCCCAACTTAAAGTAAATTGAGCATTACCCAATTGGCTGCAGTGGACGTGAACCTCTTGCTATTGGACACTCCTACCACATTGGAACATTTGAAATGGTAGTGGTTTTTAAGAGAGCACTCTTCTGTTTCCTCTTCTGCTCCAGGGGTTCGCTCACATTCAGGACTACCAGAACAGTGTGGGTGGGTCCCAGTCCCCGGGGGCGCCCAACCCAGGGCATGGACAGAACCCCGACTGGGATGGCGAGTACTGCAACCGGGACTGTGGGCCCAACCACTGCAGGTGAGCATGTCGTGATAACCTAGTCTACTTGGACGAGTAACAGTTTTATCAACAGTGCTTTGCCAGATGAGTGAGGCTTGAGGCTGAGTCGTACTGTTTATTTAAAGCGGGAGTAGTGACATAACACTTTTCCCTACACTGTGAGAAAGTGTGACATCCAATTAAGTTTCCCTTTGTTTGACTTAGTACACGTTGTTATATGGAATATAGGCATTTGAGTATGCATGCATTCTTCCAGCACAAGATCATGCAACATCACTGTTCATTCACTTCCACTGCTATGCTAGTGACATACAACTACTTTTCCACCAAATAAATAATACTGAATAGAATAAAAAAATTGTTTTGAGAGTGTCAGTTTTAAAGTTTTAAGACTGTATCATTCAATGCATTGGTTTGTGGACCAACATTTGCCTGTATTGACAGCATCTTCTCATTGTTCTCTTCATCAGCAGTGGTATGGGAGTTCGGGACAAGCCTCTCTACCTCACTTGAAGCTGGTGGACCTCCGAAAGTCAAGACTCCAGGGAGTTTTCCaacattcatcaacaacaacaacgtcAATGTATCTTTTTCCTCCATCTAGTTTTTTTCTGAAGGATTTTTAAAATCCCCAAGACTGCTACTACTTCACCTATTTGCCAAGCACTTAGACTGGACAGGAACCTTGCTTATTTTTTCCATGAACGTTCCATTTTGTGGGGGGTGAGCTTCAAGTTCACGTCAACATACTATACacgaaccccccaaaaaatgtctgtCTTTATTTTGACAAAGGGGTCGTTGTAGGTCTGGAGGGGAGAAACACAAGTGTCCCATTTTTCTTTTCTCAGAGTGATTGTAAATATCTACCAAGATGGAACCTGGCCCCCTATGCCCAGATGTGTGTATCTAACCGCAGTCCCCTTGCtttttacattattttatttgGTTATGTGATTTTTGTGCGGGCTGGATTCAGTGAGGGAATACAAACACTAaatctgatcccagatctgtttgtgctgtctttgcAACTCCTATGGTGACAATGACCATAGAAGTTGGCAAAACAGCACaaagagatctgggaccaggctaactccTCTCTAATGAAGAGAGAAATACAAAGACTGTAAATGATTCAGTTCCCCAGTTGTTATTGGGGGCTCTCTGAGAGAGTGTCTGCGtctgaaatggtaccctattccctatcaaGGGCACtactctagtcaaaagtagtgcactagaagaggaatagggagccattttggACACCCTCTGCGCTGGCCTCAGGATTTGACTGGACTGAAGAGGTCAAAGGTGAAACCTCTCCCTTAGTTTAAACCTCTCTGGTCCAGCAGACCatgcctccccctccccctccccaacaCCACTTGCTAAATGTGAAATGTTACTAAAGATAAAAACATAACAGTGGGTTTTAAAGTTTTTGACTAGTTTCATTAGGTGTTTTAGAATTGTGTTGATTTTATCTTTATAATTTGTTGTGAAAAAAGTAAATAATGCATTTAATTCTTAAAACATTTTAATTTTTCACTGTAGCACAATTTACGTTTCTAAGGTATGGTCGCCAGGTAGATATTTCATTTGCGCACAAACCTGCCAAATGCACTTCTTTTATTTGTAAAGACAGCGATGAGAGAACACATTTCTTTTAGTtgaataacatgttttcacaatatCTATTTCATTCGGTTGACAGATTTCTAATCTATTTATGAATGATATGAAGTAAAGTTTTGGCTTGTTTTCATCAGggtgcattattattattattaaattccaTGGTAATTTAAATAATTATTATTTGTACATCACTTGTTGCTGGTGCATTGGCTTTTGCCAGCATTTGGTTAATTCTGTGTTGCAATGCTTCTTTTGTTTTCTTTTGTGTGTAATAAAATGTTTTAAGTGGAAAATACATTGTGTGCCTCTGCTTATTTTGACTTGTTCTTAGTAGGTTTATCACGTTTATATGGCGAGGTTAGCGAGTGAAAGGCTAGTTCCTCTCAAGGCTTGGCTGCCTCACGTGATAGGCTGAGTCCAGATTCTTCACCCTTCTCGAGATGTGTGCATTTACACACTTTCTCGCAAAGATTTTACAATGGTGAAAACTTCTTCCAACCAATGCTTATACCAATCCTGTACGTTTTTTATGTGCACATATCAGTTATTTAGCTGCTAGTTGTCTGAACCAATGTAGATGTCTTTGTTCACTCAGCATGATTTCATTTTCATCAGGTTAGACTATGAAGATGAGAAGACTATGAGAGTTGATGCAGTGTGCACGGTACTGCTAGGCCTAGCTGAAAATCAAAAAACACAGGCACTCACTTATGAATTTCACAGTTGGATTAGAGGTagaaaataaatataatatatcatcc
This portion of the Coregonus clupeaformis isolate EN_2021a chromosome 24, ASM2061545v1, whole genome shotgun sequence genome encodes:
- the LOC121538280 gene encoding TOX high mobility group box family member 2-like isoform X3; amino-acid sequence: MDVRFYPTHPSSVGSEPSCLNSLDYYHANKNYSSQGRGSNSGGGGDEDYEIPPITPPNHADPSLLHLMDPESGYTFHSLPHNGLLNPYSYPELPAALMMSNMLSQDSHLLSGHNMHSIGEKRPSSEMTKPKPKPQKKKKKKDPNEPSKPVSAYALFFRDTQAAIKGANPNATFGDVSKIVASMWDSLGEEQKQAYKRRTEAAKKEYLKALATYRASLVSKTYNDPVEPKSAQSSQPSHMLPPKQPMYSMPPQPSSPYGLGPGSFPLSDLQSFAGPSRHALTRTLSQSQMLPPSMSASPPSPFQISPPLHPSQLALHQSSLRMQQVQSHSMGLQGSLHSPPLSQQGFAHIQDYQNSVGGSQSPGAPNPGHGQNPDWDGEYCNRDCGPNHCSSGMGVRDKPLYLT